In one window of Myxocyprinus asiaticus isolate MX2 ecotype Aquarium Trade chromosome 43, UBuf_Myxa_2, whole genome shotgun sequence DNA:
- the LOC127433225 gene encoding protocadherin beta-16, protein MPEGSFVCKIAKDLGIEISRLVSGKARVVTKGGRQYVDLSRDKGTLVVKERIDREELCKQTTPCSFSFDLIVENPIQLHRVTIEVQDINDNAPLFPKEHVNLNIAENAVLGARFPLDSAIDTDVGLNGIQSYKLNPSDSFKLEVHSQTGGNKYIEMVLQRELDREERNEIKLVLVATDGGSPQKSGTVKIHVTVLDANDNAPVCKQSVFKTEVGEDSPAGTIVGTVSAADADEGINAHVSYSFALASKEARELFEINPDTGEIRLLAHLDYESQNSYQLNINARDKGGLSDTCKIFIDVIDENDNSPTIQLMSFSNTIPENSPVGTTVAVINVDDADSGKNGVVQCSINQNIPFKIESSLTDYYSLITEDMLDRESLADYNITILVSDQGSPARHANKTVTVKISDVNDNSPVFYSEEYKTFVSENNSPGLAILTVKANDSDWGPNAQLSYFLKDEEDMRGARPSSLVSVNSDTGAIHAVKSFDFEQLKSFAFNVTARDGGSPPLSTEVTITIIIQDQNDNTPHVLYPVQTGGSVVAEIVPRAADVGYLVTKVVAVDVDSGQNAWLSYKLQKPTEKPLFEVGLQNGEIRTVRQVTDKDAVKQKLTVVVEDNGQPSRSAVVTINVAVADSFPEVLSEFTDFARDKEYNDNLTFYLVLALAAVSFLFITCVVVIISVKIYRWRQSRFLYQSNLPVIPYYPPHCTETGATGTLPHGYNYEVCMTTDSRKSDCKFSTLGGHNVLVVDPSFTETMQRAMKENNVLKEEYSTISVREFIVANINF, encoded by the coding sequence ATGCCAGAGGGATCATTTGTTTGCAAAATCGCCAAGGACCTGGGGATAGAGATAAGTAGACTCGTATCTGGAAAAGCTCGAGTTGTAACAAAGGGCGGTCGACAGTATGTTGACTTGAGCAGAGACAAAGGCACTCTAGTAGTTAAAGAAAGAATAGATCGCGAAGAGCTCTGTAAACAAACAACGCCATGCAGCTTCAGTTTTGATCTTATCGTTGAAAACCCCATCCAGCTGCATCGGGTCACAATTGAGGTGCAAGATATAAACGACAATGCGCCATTATTTCCAAAAGaacatgttaatttaaacatagcTGAAAATGCAGTCTTAGGGGCTCGCTTTCCTTTGGATAGCGCTATAGATACAGATGTAGGCCTAAACGGTATACAGAGCTATAAACTAAATCCATCCGATAGCTTTAAATTGGAGGTGcatagtcagaccggtggcaacAAATACATTGAGATGGTTTTACAGCGAGAGTTGGATCGGGAGGAACGCAATGAGATCAAATTGGTTCTCGTTGCAACTGATGGCGGCTCACCTCAGAAATCGGGCACTGTAAAAATTCATGTTACTGTACTGGATGCTAATGATAATGCCCCGGTGTGTAAACAGTCGGTTTTTAAAACTGAAGTTGGGGAAGATTCTCCTGCTGGCACTATCGTAGGTACTGTTAGCGCTGCTGATGCTGACGAAGGTATAAATGCCCACGTTTCATATTCTTTCGCTCTTGCAAGCAAAGAAGCAAGGGAGCTTTTTGAGATAAACCCAGATACAGGAGAGATTAGACTTCTTGCTCATTTAGATTATGAATCTCAAAATAGTTATCAATTAAACATTAATGCGAGGGACAAAGGAGGCCTCTCGGATACTTGCAAAATTTTCATAGATGTTATTGACGAAAATGACAACTCCCCAACCATACAACTCATGTCCTTTTCAAACACCATTCCTGAAAATTCCCCTGTAGGAACAACTGTAGCTGTCATTAACGTAGATGACGCAGATTCTGGTAAAAATGGCGTTGTTCAGTGCTCAATAAATCAAAACATACCGTTTAAAATCGAGTCATCTCTCACGGATTATTACAGTTTAATAACCGAGGATATGCTTGATCGAGAAAGTCTTGCTGATTACAACATAACGATCTTAGTATCCGACCAAGGAAGTCCCGCACGACACGCAAACAAAACTGTTACTGTTAAAATTTCCGACGTGAATGACAACTCGCCCGTATTCTATTCAGAGGAATATAAAACATTTGTTAGCGAAAATAATTCTCCTGGTCTGGCTATACTGACTGTTAAAGCAAATGACTCAGACTGGGGTCCCAATGCGCAATTGTCCTATTTCCTAAAGGATGAAGAAGACATGCGTGGGGCACGGCCAAGTTCCCTCGTGTCAGTAAATTCCGATACTGGCGCCATACACGCAGTTAAATCATTTGATTTTGAACAACTGAAATCATTTGCCTTTAATGTGACAGCTCGGGATGGGGGTTCCCCACCTTTAAGCACAGAAGTGACAATCACCATTATTATTCAAGATCAGAATGACAACACTCCTCATGTTCTGTATCCAGTACAGACTGGTGGTTCTGTGGTGGCTGAGATTGTGCCTCGTGCTGCAGATGTTGGATATCTCGTCACTAAAGTAGTGGCTGTTGATGTGGACTCTGGACAGAATGCCTGGCTCTCCTATAAACTACAAAAACCCACAGAAAAACCGCTGTTTGAAGTTGGTTTGCAAAATGGAGAAATAAGAACAGTGCGACAAGTGACTGATAAAGATGCTGTGAAACAAAAACTGACTGTTGTAGTGGAGGATAATGGACAGCCCTCCCGCTCAGCTGTAGTCACCATTAATGTGGCCGTTGCTGACAGCTTCCCTGAAGTACTGTCAGAGTTCACCGACTTTGCGCGTGACAAAGAATACAACGACAACCTGACTTTTTATTTAGTTCTTGCACTGGCTGCTGTCTCTTTTCTTTTCATTACTTGTGTGGTTGTCATAATATCAGTTAAGATCTACAGATGGAGACAATCTCGCTTCTTATATCAGTCCAATCTTCCGGTTATTCCATACTATCCGCCGCATTGCACAGAGACAGGAGCTACTGGAACTCTTCCACATGGCTATAATTATGAAGTGTGCATGACGACTGACTCGAGGAAGAGTGACTGTAAGTTTTCTACACTCGGTGGTCACAATGTTTTAGTGGTGGACCCAAGTTTCACAGAGACTATGCAGCGCGCAATGAAGGAAAATAACGTCTTGAAAGAGGAATATTCGACAATATCGGTAAGAGAGTTTATAGTTGCAAATATAAATTTCTAA
- the LOC127433227 gene encoding protocadherin gamma-A6-like, translated as MAVCAISNISAQIRFSVPEEMKKGSHIGNVAHDLGLDVQRLRSGRARIVSGDSTEYVELKTDKGILVVKERIDREQLCGETTPCSFTFEIILDNPIELHHVTVEILDVNDHSPFFPEDKINLEISESAAPGARFILSSANDPDVGVNGIQNYIISANDHFILKLHSGPGGVKNAEMVLQKPLDREQHPRISLIVTAIDGGNPQRSGNVKIEITVLDVNDNAPVFNQSVYRAIIAENSPKGTYIITVNASDADSGANSLVSYSFTNKKVIGEIFELYESTGVITLTGVLDYEKAKKYEIGIEAKDQGGLGDSAKVIVDLIDVNDNAPVINVMSFSSPVSEDATLGTTIAILSVKDLDAGDNGHVDCTVDRNTPFNLQSSLRNYYSLITDAALDRERVSAYNITITATDSGSPALSSRKTFNLKISDVNDNPPRFKKSVYTTHVTENNQPGLSIFTLSAQDDDWNQNARISYLLDETTVGGVPVSSFISVNADSGVVHALRGFDYEQVKSFRLCVKAQDGGSPPLSTNVTLDIIIQDQNDNTPQVLYPVQTGGSVVAEIVPRAADVGYLVTKVVAVDADSGQNAWLSYKLQKPTEKPLFEVGLQNGEIRTVRQVTDKDAVKQKLTVVVEDNGQPSRSAVVTINVAVADSFPEVLSEFTDFARDKEYNDNLTFYLVLALAAVSFLFITCVVVIISVKIYRWRQSRFLYQSNLPVIPYYPPHCTETGATGTLPHGYNYEVCMTTDSRKSDCKFSTLGGHNVLVVDPSFTETMQRAMKENNVLEEEYSTISVREFIVANINN; from the coding sequence ATGGCTGTTTGTGCTATCTCAAACATTAGCGCACAGATTCGTTTCTCAGTTCCAGAGGAAATGAAGAAAGGATCGCATATCGGAAATGTTGCTCATGATCTTGGTCTGGATGTGCAAAGACTGCGCTCGGGTCGGGCTCGTATCGTGTCTGGCGACAGCACTGAGTATGTCGAGCTAAAAACAGACAAAGGAATTTTGGTCGTAAAGGAGAGAATTGACCGGGAGCAGCTTTGCGGTGAAACCACTCCGTGCAGCTTCACATTCGAAATAATACTTGATAATCCAATTGAACTCCATCATGTTACTGTAGAAATATTGGATGTAAATGATCACTCGCCATTCTTCCCTGAGGATAAAATTAATCTCGAAATAAGTGAATCGGCCGCACCTGGAGCTCGTTTTATACTAAGTAGCGCAAATGATCCGGATGTGGGCGTGAATGGTATCCAAAATTATATCATATCAGCAAATGACCATTTCATTTTGAAACTGCATTCAGGACCGGGTGGGGTCAAAAATGCTGAAATGGTGCTCCAGAAACCTCTAGACAGAGAGCAACATCCACGAATTTCTCTCATTGTCACAGCAATCGATGGAGGAAATCCGCAAAGATCCGGTAACGTAAAAATAGAGATCACTGTACTGGATGTAAATGACAACGCACCTGTATTCAACCAATCAGTTTACAGAGCGATAATAGCAGAAAACTCACCTAAAGGTACTTACATAATCACTGTCAATGCTAGTGATGCAGATAGTGGGGCAAATAGCTTAGTTTCTTACAGCTTTACTAACAAAAAAGTAATTGGGGAGATTTTCGAGTTGTATGAAAGCACTGGTGTTATAACTTTAACTGGGGTGCTTGACTATGAAAAAGCAAAAAAGTACGAAATTGGCATCGAGGCCAAAGACCAGGGTGGTTTAGGAGACTCTGCCAAAGTCATTGTTGATTTAATTGATGTTAATGATAATGCACCAGTTATCAATGTTATGTCATTTTCCAGCCCAGTAAGTGAGGATGCAACTCTTGGCACCACTATTGCTATTTTAAGTGTTAAAGATCTAGATGCAGGAGACAATGGCCACGTTGACTGTACAGTTGATCGAAATACACCATTCAACCTCCAGTCTTCATTACGAAATTATTACAGTTTAATAACTGATGCTGCTCTAGATCGTGAACGTGTATCAGCGTATAATATCACTATCACAGCTACAGATTCAGGATCTCCTGCGCTTTCTAGTAGGAAAACATTTAATCTTAAAATATCAGATGTTAATGACAATCCTCCTAGGTTCAAAAAGAGTGTTTACACTACACACGTTACTGAAAATAATCAACCTGGTTTGTCCATATTTACTCTGAGTGCTCAAGATGATGACTGGAACCAGAACGCTCGAATTTCTTATCTTCTAGACGAGACTACAGTGGGCGGAGTCCCTGTTTCCTCTTTTATATCAGTAAATGCTGACAGTGGAGTGGTACACGCACTGCGCGGTTTTGACTATGAGCAAGTTAAAAGTTTTCGGCTTTGTGTGAAAGCACAAGATGGAGGCTCTCCACCTCTCAGCACAAACGTGACTTTGGACATTATAATCCAAGATCAGAATGACAACACTCCTCAGGTTCTGTATCCAGTACAGACTGGTGGTTCTGTGGTGGCTGAGATTGTGCCTCGTGCTGCAGATGTTGGATATCTCGTCACTAAAGTGGTGGCTGTTGATGCGGACTCTGGACAGAATGCCTGGCTCTCCTATAAACTACAAAAACCCACAGAAAAACCGCTGTTTGAAGTTGGTTTACAGAATGGAGAAATAAGAACAGTGCGACAAGTGACTGATAAAGATGCTGTGAAACAAAAACTGACTGTTGTAGTGGAGGATAATGGACAGCCCTCCCGCTCAGCTGTAGTCACCATTAATGTGGCTGTGGCTGACAGTTTTCCTGAAGTACTGTCAGAGTTCACCGACTTTGCGCGTGACAAAGAATACAACGACAACCTGACTTTTTATTTAGTTCTTGCACTGGCTGCTGTCTCTTTTCTTTTCATTACTTGTGTGGTTGTCATAATATCAGTTAAGATCTACAGATGGAGACAATCTCGCTTCTTATATCAGTCCAATCTTCCGGTTATTCCATACTATCCGCCGCATTGCACAGAGACAGGAGCTACTGGAACTCTTCCACATGGCTATAATTATGAAGTGTGCATGACGACTGACTCGAGGAAGAGCGACTGTAAGTTTTCTACACTCGGTGGTCACAATGTTTTAGTGGTGGACCCAAGTTTCACAGAGACTATGCAGCGCGCAATGAAGGAAAATAACGTCTTGGAAGAGGAATATTCGACAATATCGGTAAGAGAGTTTATAGTTGCAAATATAAATAACTAA
- the LOC127433228 gene encoding protocadherin gamma-A11-like, with protein MSDARLWHLVLFFILLILHAARGQVSYTIPEEMAKGSMVGNIAQDLGLDLQRLKTGKARIFTRDSTEYIELNRNTGLLLIGEKIDRESLCAKTTPCALHLQMILENPMELYTITVEITDINDNAPTFQKKEFRFEISESAVAGASFMLGRAFDPDVGQNALQSYSLKPTDKFRLELHSQADGTKNVEMVLQSTLDRETQSSFTLLLEAFDGGDPVLSGTVHIHITVLDINDNAPVFTQKVYKATIGENAEKGTILTVVSASDADEGSNSVVTYYISDTMDSNVADMFLINEKSGELALNGQVDYEKVSHYELNIQAKDQGGLSNACKVIIDVLDINDNSPSINILSSSHSISEGSKSGTVVAMLNVDDLDSGVSGQVRCFINDNIPFAITSPSSGFFSLQTDQELDREREAEYNISVICNDDGVPALSSSASVHVQISDVNDNAPVFEKSNYEACVVENNTPGLSLFKVQASDADWNQNARVSYILEDSTVNGVSVSSYVSVHPDSGVITAMRSFDFEQLKYFHFRVKVQDGGSPPLNSNVTVKIIIQDQNDNAPHVLYPVQTGGSVVAEIVPRAADVGYLVTKVVAVDADSGQNAWLSYKLQKPTEKPLFEVGLQNGEIRTVRQVTDKDAVKQKLTVVVEDNGQPSRSAVVTINVAVADSFPEVLSEFTDFARDKEYNDNMTFYLVLALAAVSFLFITCVVVIISVKIYRWRQSRFLYQSNLPVIPYYPPHCTETGATGTLPHGYNYEVCMTTDSRKSDCKFSTLGGHNVLVVDPSFTETMQRAMREKKECENNDLNLEVRPLNVPCSMF; from the exons ATGTCTGATGCAAGGTTATGGCACTTGGTCCTGTTTTTTATTCTTCTTATTCTCCACGCTGCGCGAGGACAGGTCAGTTACACCATTCCAGAAGAAATGGCAAAAGGATCGATGGTGGGAAATATTGCGCAGGATTTGGGGTTGGATTTACAACGGCTGAAGACTGGAAAAGCACGCATATTTACCAGAGACAGCACGGAATACATCGAACTGAATAGAAACACAGGCTTGCTTCTGATCGGAGAGAAAATAGATCGTGAGTCTCTTTGTGCAAAAACTACGCCATGTGCTTTGCATCTTCAAATGATTTTGGAAAACCCGATGGAATTGTACACAATTACTGTTGAAATCACGGATATAAATGACAATGCTCCCACTTTCCAGAAAAAGGAATTTCGATTTGAGATCAGCGAATCGGCCGTGGCGGGTGCCAGCTTTATGCTTGGGAGAGCTTTCGATCCGGACGTTGGACAAAATGCTCTTCAAAGCTACTCGCTTAAACCTACTGATAAATTCCGGCTTGAATTGCACAGTCAGGCAGATGGCACCAAGAACGTCGAAATGGTTCTACAAAGCACACTAGATAGGGAAACGCAAAGTTCGTTTACTTTGTTGTTAGAAGCGTTTGATGGAGGCGATCCAGTGCTCTCAGGCACAGTACACATACACATTACTGTCTTAGACATTAATGATAATGCTCCTGTTTTTACGCAAAAAGTATACAAAGCAACAATAGGGGAAAACGCAGAAAAAGGTACAATATTAACAGTTGTGAGCGCGTCTGATGCAGATGAAGGCTCCAACAGTGTTGTTACGTACTACATATCTGACACAATGGACAGTAATGTAGCCGACATGTTTCTTATTAATGAAAAAAGTGGAGAACTAGCATTAAATGGTCAAGTTGACTATGAAAAAGTGAGCCATTATGAACTTAACATTCAGGCAAAAGATCAAGGAGGACTCTCTAACGCATGTAAAGTAATTATCGATGTGTTGGACATTAATGACAATTCGCCTAGTATTAATATTTTGTCTAGTTCTCATTCCATATCCGAGGGCTCTAAGTCTGGTACTGTTGTCGCAATGCTAAATGTTGATGATCTTGATTCAGGTGTGAGTGGCCAGGTTCGGTGCTTCATAAATGACAATATCCCCTTTGCGATTACATCTCCGTCTAGCGGTTTCTTCAGCTTGCAGACAGATCAGGAATTGGACAGGGAAAGAGAAGCGGAGTACAATATAAGTGTAATCTGCAATGATGATGGAGTACCCGCGCTCTCCAGTAGTGCTTCTGTCCATGTGCAGATATCAGATGTGAATGACAATGCTCCCGTCTTTGAGAAAAGTAACTATGAGGCCTGTGTCGTCGAGAATAACACACCTGGTCTTTCATTGTTTAAAGTTCAAGCCAGTGACGCTGATTGGAATCAGAATGCTCGTGTTTCATATATTCTGGAAGACAGCACTGTTAATGGGGTCTCTGTCTCATCATATGTTTCAGTCCACCCTGACAGTGGAGTGATAACAGCTATGCGATCTTTTGACTTCGAGCAACTTAAATACTTCCACTTCCGAGTTAAAGTGCAAGATGGAGGCTCTCCTCCACTTAATAGTAATGTGACAGTGAAAATTATTATTCAAGATCAGAATGACAACGCTCCTCATGTTCTGTATCCAGTACAGACTGGTGGTTCTGTGGTGGCTGAGATTGTGCCTCGTGCTGCAGATGTTGGATATCTCGTCACTAAAGTGGTGGCTGTTGATGCGGACTCTGGACAGAATGCCTGGCTCTCCTATAAACTACAGAAACCCACAGAAAAACCGCTGTTTGAAGTTGGTTTACAAAATGGAGAAATAAGAACAGTGCGACAAGTGACTGATAAAGATGCTGTGAAACAAAAACTGACTGTTGTAGTGGAGGATAATGGACAGCCCTCCCGCTCAGCTGTAGTCACCATTAATGTGGCTGTGGCTGACAGTTTTCCTGAAGTACTGTCAGAGTTCACCGACTTTGCGCGTGACAAAGAATACAACGACAACATGACTTTTTATTTAGTTCTTGCACTGGCTGCTGTCTCTTTTCTTTTCATTACTTGTGTGGTTGTCATAATATCAGTTAAGATCTACAGATGGAGACAATCTCGCTTCTTATATCAGTCCAATCTTCCGGTTATTCCATACTATCCGCCGCATTGCACAGAGACAGGAGCTACTGGAACTCTTCCACATGGCTATAATTATGAAGTGTGCATGACGACTGACTCGAGGAAGAGCGACTGTAAGTTTTCTACACTCGGTGGTCACAATGTTTTAGTGGTGGACCCAAGTTTCACAGAGACTATGCAGCGCGCAAT GAGAGAAAAGAAGGAGTGTGAGAATAATGACCTAAATTTGGAGGTGAGACCTTTAAATGTCCCTTGTTCAATGTTTTAA